In one window of Pseudomonas chlororaphis subsp. chlororaphis DNA:
- a CDS encoding TonB-dependent siderophore receptor, protein MKRLDLNNNNPCSPSTRWLPLALALAVSAALPQAHAEQAPSAIHIQAQPLGQALSQLGLQTSLQVFFSPELVAGKQAPAVDGKLSPEQALRQLLQGSGLQYQIDGGSVTLSPAPSAAGGGPLELGATSISVVGDWLGDANAAVVQNHPGARTVIRREAMVEQGAMNVGDVLRRVPGVQVQDANGTGGSDISLNVGVRGLTSRLSPRSTVLIDGVPAAFAPYGQPQLSMAPISSGNLDSIDVVRGAGSVRYGPQNVGGVINFVTRAIPEKATGEIGSTLETSQRGGWKHIDTAFLGGTADNGIGAALLYSGVNGNGYRASNNGNDIDDVILKTHWAPTDQDDFSLNFHYYDAKADMPGGLTQKQYDADPYQSDRDWDNFSGRRKDVSFKYLRQIDDRTQFEVLTYYSDSFRGSTIAARDQKTLVSYPRTYYTFGIEPRVSHVFDLGPTTQEASVGMRYLKEGMHEQASRLALVNNQPVVRPGSDGHVYQDRTGGTEATAFYIDDKIDVGNWTITPGIRFENIRTEWHDRPVAGTNGVPVQEKRREINSNEPLPALSLMYHLSDAWKLFANYETSFGSLQYFQLGQGGVGDQTANGLNPEKAKTYEIGTRYNDEVWGGELTAFYIDFSDELQYISNDVGWTNLGATKHQGIEASVNYDLAALDPRLDGLTANAGFTYTRATYEGGSSAFKDRDLPFYSRQVATLGLRYDINRWTYNIDAFAQSKQRSPGSMVNADGSFNDNYITEGSADGQYGDMPGYVTWNVRGGYDFGSQLSNLKLGAGVKNLFDKQYFTRSSDNNSGIYVGAPRTFFVQASVGF, encoded by the coding sequence TTGAAACGCCTCGACCTGAATAACAACAATCCTTGCTCGCCCTCCACCCGCTGGCTGCCGCTGGCCCTGGCCCTGGCGGTCAGTGCCGCGCTGCCCCAGGCCCATGCCGAGCAGGCGCCGAGCGCTATCCACATCCAGGCCCAGCCGTTGGGCCAGGCCCTGAGCCAGCTGGGGCTGCAAACCTCGCTGCAGGTGTTTTTCAGCCCTGAGCTGGTGGCCGGCAAGCAGGCCCCGGCGGTGGACGGCAAGCTGTCGCCGGAGCAGGCGCTGCGCCAGTTGCTGCAAGGCAGCGGCCTGCAATACCAGATCGACGGCGGCTCGGTGACCCTCAGCCCGGCGCCGTCGGCGGCGGGTGGCGGCCCTCTGGAGCTGGGCGCCACCAGCATCAGCGTGGTGGGTGACTGGCTGGGCGACGCCAACGCGGCGGTGGTGCAGAACCACCCAGGTGCGCGTACGGTGATCCGCCGTGAGGCCATGGTCGAGCAGGGCGCGATGAACGTCGGCGACGTGCTGCGTCGGGTCCCGGGGGTGCAGGTGCAGGACGCCAACGGCACCGGCGGCAGCGATATTTCCCTCAACGTTGGCGTGCGCGGCCTGACGTCGCGCCTGTCGCCGCGCTCCACGGTGCTGATCGACGGCGTGCCGGCGGCCTTCGCGCCTTATGGCCAGCCACAGTTGTCGATGGCACCGATCTCCTCGGGCAACCTCGACAGCATTGACGTGGTGCGTGGCGCCGGTTCCGTGCGTTATGGGCCGCAGAACGTCGGCGGGGTGATCAACTTCGTGACCCGGGCCATCCCGGAAAAAGCCACCGGGGAAATCGGCAGCACCCTGGAAACCTCCCAGCGCGGCGGCTGGAAGCATATCGACACGGCCTTTCTCGGTGGCACCGCGGACAACGGCATCGGCGCCGCGCTGCTGTACTCCGGGGTCAACGGCAACGGTTATCGCGCCAGCAACAACGGCAACGACATCGACGACGTGATCCTCAAGACCCATTGGGCGCCCACCGACCAGGACGATTTCAGCCTCAACTTCCACTACTACGACGCCAAGGCCGACATGCCCGGCGGCCTGACGCAGAAGCAGTACGACGCCGACCCCTACCAGTCGGACCGCGACTGGGACAACTTCAGCGGCCGCCGCAAGGATGTGTCGTTCAAGTACCTGCGCCAGATCGACGACCGCACCCAGTTCGAAGTGCTGACCTACTACTCCGACAGCTTCCGTGGCAGCACCATCGCCGCCCGCGACCAGAAGACCCTGGTGTCCTATCCGCGCACCTACTACACCTTCGGCATCGAGCCACGGGTGTCCCATGTGTTCGACCTCGGCCCGACCACCCAGGAAGCCAGCGTCGGCATGCGCTACCTGAAAGAAGGCATGCACGAACAGGCCAGCCGCCTGGCCCTGGTCAACAACCAGCCGGTGGTGCGCCCGGGCTCCGACGGCCATGTGTACCAGGACCGCACCGGCGGCACCGAGGCCACGGCCTTCTACATCGACGACAAGATCGACGTCGGCAACTGGACCATCACCCCGGGGATCCGCTTCGAGAACATTCGCACCGAATGGCACGACCGCCCGGTGGCCGGCACCAATGGCGTGCCGGTGCAGGAGAAGCGCCGCGAGATCAACAGTAACGAGCCGCTGCCGGCGCTGAGCCTGATGTACCACCTCTCCGATGCGTGGAAGCTGTTCGCCAACTACGAGACGTCGTTTGGCAGCCTGCAGTACTTCCAGCTGGGCCAGGGCGGGGTAGGCGACCAGACCGCCAACGGCCTGAACCCGGAGAAGGCCAAGACCTACGAGATCGGTACGCGCTACAACGATGAGGTGTGGGGCGGTGAGCTGACGGCGTTCTACATCGACTTCTCGGACGAGCTGCAATACATCAGCAACGATGTCGGCTGGACCAACCTCGGCGCGACCAAGCACCAGGGGATCGAGGCGTCGGTGAACTACGACCTGGCCGCGCTGGACCCGCGCCTCGACGGCCTGACCGCCAATGCCGGTTTCACCTACACCCGCGCGACCTATGAAGGTGGCAGCTCGGCGTTCAAGGATCGCGACCTGCCGTTCTACTCGCGCCAGGTGGCGACGCTCGGCCTGCGTTACGACATCAACCGCTGGACCTACAACATCGATGCCTTTGCCCAGTCCAAGCAGCGCTCGCCGGGCAGCATGGTCAACGCCGACGGCAGCTTCAACGACAACTACATCACCGAAGGCAGCGCCGACGGCCAGTACGGCGATATGCCGGGCTACGTCACCTGGAATGTGCGTGGCGGTTATGACTTCGGTTCGCAGCTGTCGAACCTCAAGCTCGGCGCCGGGGTGAAGAACCTCTTCGACAAGCAGTACTTCACCCGCTCCAGCGACAACAACTCCGGCATCTACGTCGGCGCGCCACGGACCTTCTTCGTCCAGGCCAGCGTCGGCTTCTGA